The proteins below are encoded in one region of Streptomyces cyanogenus:
- a CDS encoding GNAT family N-acetyltransferase: MQTLRDILDAAAAGVFPAADGGTTVVPQPSPRDAGVMSFTAHSVVFTDEDPQWVRETLRGTDCDALAATMNPRFLTALMDRTGRRTETIDAVLVADPLPGEPPLALHEIADPGHPRIAYAHGRRDGVRAWTAEGGVLVMGRGVAGRLEVSVEVDEKVRHRGLGRLLVTAARQLAVEPLWAQVAPGNARSVRAFQAAGYRPVGAELLLQRKMPVCPSE; encoded by the coding sequence TTGCAGACCCTGCGGGACATTCTCGACGCGGCGGCGGCCGGCGTCTTCCCGGCGGCGGACGGCGGTACGACGGTCGTACCGCAGCCCTCACCGCGGGACGCGGGAGTGATGTCGTTCACCGCGCACTCGGTGGTCTTCACCGACGAGGACCCGCAGTGGGTGCGCGAGACGCTGCGCGGCACGGACTGCGACGCGCTGGCGGCGACGATGAACCCGCGGTTCCTTACCGCCCTCATGGACCGGACCGGGCGCCGCACCGAGACGATAGACGCGGTCCTGGTGGCCGACCCGCTGCCGGGTGAGCCGCCGCTCGCGCTGCACGAGATCGCGGACCCCGGCCACCCCCGGATCGCCTATGCCCACGGGCGGCGCGACGGGGTGCGGGCCTGGACCGCCGAGGGCGGGGTGCTGGTGATGGGGCGCGGGGTCGCCGGGCGGCTGGAGGTGTCGGTCGAGGTGGACGAGAAGGTACGGCACCGGGGGCTCGGGCGGCTGCTGGTGACCGCGGCCCGGCAGCTCGCCGTGGAGCCGCTGTGGGCGCAGGTCGCCCCGGGGAACGCCCGCAGCGTACGGGCGTTCCAGGCGGCCGGTTACCGTCCGGTCGGCGCGGAGCTGCTGCTTCAGCGGAAGATGCCGGTGTGCCCCAGTGAGTAG
- a CDS encoding EF-hand domain-containing protein, translating into MADIEEARKQFQRIDADGDGFITAAEFKSALAQEGDWNVTETVAEAIIKSRDLNGDKVLSFDEFWAYLNK; encoded by the coding sequence GTGGCGGACATCGAGGAAGCACGCAAGCAGTTCCAGCGGATCGACGCGGACGGTGACGGATTCATCACCGCAGCGGAGTTCAAGTCCGCCCTGGCGCAGGAAGGTGACTGGAACGTCACCGAGACGGTCGCGGAGGCCATCATCAAGTCCCGCGACCTCAACGGCGACAAGGTGCTGTCGTTCGACGAGTTCTGGGCCTACCTGAACAAGTGA
- a CDS encoding ABC transporter ATP-binding protein, which produces MTRTAAEVLRAEDVHVVRDGRPLLRDVSLTVRAGEHWALLGTNGAGKSTLLGLLGAVVHPTRGTVEVLGHRLGRVDLRELRAFVGHVNPRHPLTSPLRVRDVVLTGLTNSVEPLPRWRPTHEQAERAEALLATLGLDALRDARWPTLSQGQRGRTLIARALMPEPRLLLLDEPATGLDLPGRERLLAALEELRTAHPALATVLVTHHLEELAAGTTHAVLLREGRVPASGPVASVLTGDQVGLCFDLPLALERQEGRWSVRIRRTR; this is translated from the coding sequence GTGACGCGGACGGCAGCCGAGGTGCTGCGCGCCGAGGACGTGCACGTCGTCCGGGACGGGCGGCCCCTCCTCCGGGACGTCTCGCTGACCGTCCGGGCCGGTGAGCACTGGGCGCTGCTCGGGACCAACGGCGCGGGCAAGTCCACGCTGCTCGGCCTGCTCGGCGCGGTGGTGCATCCGACGCGGGGCACGGTGGAGGTGCTCGGCCACCGGCTGGGCCGGGTGGACCTGCGCGAGCTGCGGGCGTTCGTCGGACACGTGAACCCGCGCCATCCGCTCACCTCGCCGCTGCGGGTGCGGGACGTGGTGCTCACCGGGCTGACGAACTCGGTCGAGCCACTCCCCCGGTGGCGGCCCACCCACGAGCAGGCGGAGCGGGCCGAGGCGCTGCTGGCCACGCTGGGGCTGGACGCGCTGCGGGACGCCCGGTGGCCGACGCTCTCGCAGGGGCAGCGCGGCCGGACGCTGATCGCCCGCGCGCTGATGCCCGAGCCTCGGCTGCTGCTCCTGGACGAACCGGCGACCGGACTCGACCTGCCCGGCCGGGAGCGGCTGCTCGCGGCCCTGGAGGAGCTGCGGACGGCGCATCCCGCGCTGGCGACGGTGCTGGTCACCCACCACCTGGAGGAGCTGGCGGCGGGCACCACGCACGCCGTGCTGCTGCGCGAGGGGCGGGTGCCGGCCTCCGGTCCGGTCGCGTCCGTGCTCACCGGTGACCAGGTCGGCCTGTGTTTCGATCTGCCGCTGGCGCTGGAGCGGCAGGAAGGCCGCTGGAGCGTGCGGATCCGGCGCACGCGGTGA
- a CDS encoding 2-isopropylmalate synthase, producing MTTTTPVWNPQRSSGMPYHRYRPYQDRVHVPAGDRRWPDARLERAPLWVPVDLRDGNQALAEPMDTPRKRRFFDLLTAVGFKEIEVGYPSASRADFDFVRHLARGGAVPDDVTPVVFTPARADLIDRTFDAVQGLPRVVVHLYIATSQVWREVVLGRSRAEVWRTVRQAAEHMARRAGDAPGVRFQFSPETFNLTEPDFVLELCDGLTGLWDASPDRPVTHNLPATVEIATPNVYADQIEYVHRHLARRDSVILSVHPHNDRGTGVACAELAVLAGAQRVEGCLFGNGERTGNVDLVTLALNLYAQGVDPMVDFGDIDAVRETVEHCNRLPVHPRHPYAGDLVYTAFSGTHQDAIGKGLDHHARRARESGVPEADAPWSVPYLPIDPADVGRSYEAVIRVNSQSGKGGVAYLLRTHHGIDLPPRMRSDFSRVVQAATDDSGREATPKELYELFRATYLTEGSVRLHAWSSYEQAPGVHRFVCTLEAGGRVGDHEGTGAGALTAFVDALAGVGVAADVLDFAEDGTTAFAECRVGGVTAWGAGTGPSAAVHAVLSAVNRAMR from the coding sequence ATGACCACCACCACTCCCGTCTGGAACCCGCAGCGGTCCAGCGGAATGCCGTACCACCGCTACCGCCCCTACCAGGACCGCGTGCACGTCCCCGCCGGCGACCGGCGCTGGCCCGACGCGCGCCTGGAACGCGCCCCCCTCTGGGTGCCGGTCGACCTGCGCGACGGCAACCAGGCGCTCGCCGAGCCGATGGACACCCCCCGCAAGCGCCGCTTCTTCGACCTGCTGACCGCGGTGGGCTTCAAGGAGATCGAGGTCGGCTACCCCTCCGCGAGCCGCGCGGACTTCGACTTCGTACGGCACCTCGCGCGCGGCGGGGCGGTACCGGACGACGTGACCCCCGTCGTCTTCACACCCGCCCGCGCCGACCTGATCGACCGGACCTTCGACGCGGTCCAGGGCCTGCCGCGGGTCGTGGTCCACCTGTACATCGCCACGTCGCAGGTGTGGCGGGAGGTGGTGCTCGGCCGCAGCCGGGCCGAGGTGTGGCGGACCGTGCGGCAGGCGGCGGAGCACATGGCCCGGCGGGCCGGTGACGCGCCCGGTGTCCGCTTCCAGTTCTCGCCGGAGACCTTCAACCTCACCGAGCCGGACTTCGTCCTCGAACTCTGCGACGGGCTGACCGGGTTGTGGGACGCGAGCCCGGACCGCCCGGTGACCCACAACCTCCCCGCGACCGTGGAGATCGCCACCCCGAACGTCTACGCCGACCAGATCGAGTACGTGCACCGGCACCTCGCCCGCCGGGACTCCGTGATCCTCTCGGTGCACCCGCACAACGACCGCGGCACCGGCGTCGCCTGCGCCGAACTCGCCGTGCTGGCCGGCGCCCAGCGGGTGGAGGGCTGCCTGTTCGGCAACGGGGAGCGCACCGGCAACGTCGACCTGGTGACCCTCGCCCTCAACCTGTACGCCCAGGGGGTGGACCCGATGGTGGACTTCGGGGACATCGACGCCGTACGGGAGACGGTGGAGCACTGCAACCGGCTGCCCGTCCACCCGCGGCATCCCTACGCGGGCGACCTGGTGTACACGGCGTTCTCCGGCACCCATCAGGACGCGATCGGCAAGGGGCTCGACCACCACGCCCGTCGCGCCCGGGAGTCGGGTGTGCCGGAGGCGGACGCGCCGTGGTCGGTGCCGTACCTGCCGATCGATCCGGCGGATGTCGGGCGGTCGTACGAGGCGGTGATCCGCGTCAACTCGCAGTCGGGCAAGGGCGGGGTGGCGTATCTGCTGCGCACGCACCACGGCATCGACCTGCCGCCGCGCATGCGGTCCGACTTCTCGCGGGTCGTACAGGCGGCGACGGACGACAGCGGGCGGGAGGCGACGCCGAAGGAGCTGTACGAGCTGTTCCGGGCGACCTATCTGACGGAAGGCTCGGTGCGGCTGCACGCCTGGTCCTCGTACGAGCAGGCACCCGGTGTGCACCGGTTCGTCTGCACGCTGGAGGCCGGGGGCCGTGTCGGCGACCACGAGGGCACGGGCGCCGGTGCACTGACCGCGTTCGTCGACGCACTGGCCGGCGTCGGCGTCGCGGCCGACGTGCTGGACTTCGCGGAGGACGGCACGACGGCCTTCGCCGAGTGCCGGGTCGGTGGCGTCACGGCCTGGGGAGCGGGCACGGGCCCCTCGGCCGCCGTGCACGCGGTGCTGTCCGCGGTGAACCGGGCGATGCGGTGA
- a CDS encoding FadR/GntR family transcriptional regulator has translation MPLGALRPSPLVEQAAEHLREQIAAGHWPVGTALPGETTLARELGVGRSTVREALRALAGAGLVRPRHGAGVFVIATEPVEDWPTRLRRAAVTDVYEVRTGVEVQAARLAAQRRTPEDITALRAALEGRRTAAAGDDAGFVEADIALHGAVVAAAHNPVLSDLFAEFVPVLREGLVTLLDLTRLRHEDANTGDDTHAALVHAVAEGDADRAAAVLLAELEQTLERLRGRR, from the coding sequence ATGCCGCTCGGTGCCCTCCGCCCCAGCCCGCTGGTCGAACAGGCCGCGGAGCACCTCCGGGAGCAGATCGCCGCCGGCCACTGGCCCGTGGGCACGGCGCTGCCCGGCGAGACCACCCTCGCCAGGGAACTCGGCGTCGGCCGCTCCACCGTCCGTGAGGCACTCCGCGCGCTGGCCGGCGCCGGGCTGGTCCGGCCCCGGCACGGTGCCGGCGTCTTCGTCATCGCCACAGAGCCCGTCGAGGACTGGCCCACCCGGCTGCGGCGGGCTGCGGTCACCGACGTCTACGAGGTTCGCACGGGCGTCGAGGTGCAGGCGGCCAGACTGGCCGCGCAGCGTCGTACCCCCGAGGACATCACGGCGCTGCGGGCCGCGCTGGAGGGCCGCCGCACGGCCGCCGCGGGGGACGACGCCGGCTTCGTGGAGGCCGACATCGCCCTGCACGGGGCCGTGGTCGCCGCCGCCCACAACCCCGTCCTCAGCGACCTGTTCGCCGAGTTCGTCCCCGTCCTGCGCGAGGGCCTGGTGACCCTGCTGGACCTCACCCGGCTGCGGCACGAGGACGCGAACACCGGCGACGACACCCACGCCGCCCTGGTCCACGCCGTCGCGGAGGGCGACGCGGACCGGGCGGCGGCCGTCCTGCTGGCGGAACTGGAGCAGACGCTGGAACGCCTGCGCGGACGACGGTGA
- a CDS encoding NADPH-dependent F420 reductase translates to MKIGIIGAGNIGGNLTRRLTALGHDVSVANSRGPETLRELAEETGATAVRAEDAAEGAEVVVVTVPLKAVPALPAGLLDGAAEGVAVIDTGNYYPQRDGRIAAVEDEGLTESRWTEQHLGHPVIKAFNGTYAQDILDRHRPAGAPDRLALPVAGDDEAAKRTVRALIDELGFDTVDAGTIADSWRQQPGTPVYGLRAGRAAVEKALAEASPERPVDFRG, encoded by the coding sequence ATGAAGATCGGCATCATCGGCGCCGGCAACATCGGCGGCAACCTCACCCGGCGGCTCACCGCCCTCGGCCATGACGTCTCCGTCGCCAACTCCCGCGGCCCCGAGACACTGCGGGAACTGGCCGAGGAGACCGGCGCCACCGCCGTCCGGGCCGAGGACGCGGCCGAGGGGGCCGAGGTCGTGGTCGTCACCGTTCCGCTGAAGGCGGTCCCGGCCCTGCCCGCAGGTCTGCTGGACGGCGCGGCCGAGGGTGTCGCGGTGATCGACACCGGCAACTACTACCCGCAGCGGGACGGCCGGATCGCGGCCGTCGAGGACGAGGGCCTCACCGAGAGCCGCTGGACCGAGCAGCACCTCGGCCACCCGGTGATCAAGGCCTTCAACGGCACCTACGCCCAGGACATCCTGGACCGGCACCGGCCCGCGGGCGCCCCCGACCGCCTGGCCCTCCCGGTCGCCGGCGACGACGAGGCCGCCAAGCGGACCGTCCGCGCCCTGATCGACGAACTGGGCTTCGACACGGTCGACGCCGGCACCATCGCCGACTCCTGGCGTCAGCAGCCCGGCACCCCGGTCTACGGCCTCCGGGCCGGCAGGGCCGCCGTGGAGAAGGCCCTGGCGGAGGCCTCGCCGGAGCGCCCGGTGGACTTCCGGGGCTGA
- a CDS encoding glycoside hydrolase family 25 protein has product MLHGIDVSAFQSSSYETDGLSFAFVKATEGRSYVNPRLTAQTKTARDAGLVVGFYHFLWPGDLTAQAEYFLRHAPDRTGDILAVDWETTGDGTHASNAEKDRFIRKLKALRPHNRVVLYCNRHFWLNHDTTSYAGDGLWIADYVAAGKPRIKAKWRFHQYTSEPHDKDVANFASKAALKEWATP; this is encoded by the coding sequence ATGCTGCATGGCATCGACGTGAGCGCCTTCCAGTCCTCCTCCTACGAAACGGACGGCCTCTCCTTCGCGTTCGTCAAGGCGACGGAGGGCCGTTCGTACGTCAATCCCCGGCTGACCGCGCAGACGAAGACCGCGCGCGACGCCGGACTGGTCGTCGGTTTCTACCATTTCCTGTGGCCGGGCGACCTCACCGCCCAGGCCGAGTACTTCCTCCGCCACGCCCCGGACCGCACCGGCGACATCCTCGCGGTCGACTGGGAGACCACGGGTGACGGAACGCACGCGAGCAACGCGGAGAAGGACCGCTTCATCCGCAAACTGAAGGCGTTACGGCCGCACAACCGGGTCGTGCTCTACTGCAACCGGCACTTCTGGCTGAACCACGACACCACCTCCTACGCCGGGGACGGGCTGTGGATCGCGGACTACGTCGCCGCCGGCAAGCCCCGCATCAAGGCCAAGTGGCGGTTCCACCAGTACACCAGCGAACCCCACGACAAGGACGTGGCGAACTTCGCGAGCAAGGCGGCGCTGAAGGAGTGGGCCACCCCCTAG
- a CDS encoding phosphatidylinositol-specific phospholipase C domain-containing protein: MRGLRRLAALAGAAALLAVAPGNAQAASPKFSETTAIGTHNAYDKSKYTYFAQALDSGASLLELDVYADTLSHRWRVSHSNPLGNDNNCEAAKTPGELYGKSRNQDFGSCLDNMAAWNQLHPDHPPILVKVEMKVGFNDRAGLGPDEFDTLVAQKLGSSVYKPADLLGGTYPTLDAAAKADAWPARDSLRGKFVFDLIPGTVEQSNPFDHYWTDEEYGDHLRDLYASGNISSARAFPAVLGAANGDPRTSRYDASIRPWFVFFDGDAATYVNNGYDTAFYSANHYILIATGAHGVSPAISSTNPTDAEVAARLALLAENHASLITSDWSAKSASVLSSVTTRS, translated from the coding sequence ATGCGCGGATTGAGACGGCTGGCGGCGCTCGCAGGGGCCGCGGCTCTGCTTGCGGTGGCGCCGGGCAACGCACAGGCGGCGTCGCCGAAGTTCTCCGAGACGACGGCCATCGGCACGCACAACGCGTACGACAAGTCCAAGTACACGTACTTCGCGCAGGCCCTGGACTCCGGCGCCTCACTGCTGGAACTGGACGTCTACGCCGACACCCTCAGCCACCGCTGGCGGGTCAGCCACAGCAACCCGCTGGGCAACGACAACAACTGCGAGGCGGCGAAGACCCCCGGCGAGCTGTACGGCAAGAGCCGCAACCAGGACTTCGGCAGCTGCCTGGACAACATGGCCGCCTGGAACCAGCTCCACCCCGACCACCCGCCGATCCTCGTCAAGGTCGAGATGAAGGTCGGCTTCAACGACAGGGCGGGCCTCGGACCGGACGAGTTCGACACGCTGGTGGCGCAGAAGCTGGGCAGCAGTGTCTACAAGCCGGCCGACCTGCTCGGCGGGACGTACCCCACACTGGACGCGGCGGCGAAGGCCGACGCCTGGCCCGCCCGGGACTCCCTGCGGGGCAAGTTCGTCTTCGACCTGATCCCCGGCACGGTGGAGCAGTCCAACCCGTTCGACCACTACTGGACGGACGAGGAGTACGGCGACCACCTGCGCGACCTCTACGCCTCCGGGAACATCTCCTCGGCCCGCGCCTTCCCGGCCGTGCTCGGCGCGGCGAACGGCGATCCGCGCACCAGCCGCTACGACGCCTCGATCCGCCCCTGGTTCGTCTTCTTCGACGGTGACGCGGCCACGTACGTGAACAACGGCTACGACACCGCGTTCTACTCCGCGAACCACTACATCCTCATCGCCACGGGAGCGCACGGCGTGTCTCCGGCGATCTCCTCCACCAACCCGACGGACGCCGAAGTGGCGGCTCGGCTCGCTCTCCTGGCCGAGAACCACGCCAGTCTGATCACCTCGGACTGGTCGGCGAAGTCCGCGTCGGTGCTGAGTTCGGTGACCACCCGAAGCTGA
- a CDS encoding M28 family peptidase: MLRPRRLSLAGLALATAAAGLTMLPAGAEAAPGGHTAAVATAAPALAATAPDIDVTRVQAHLTELNAIAGRNGGTRRSTTQGYRDSVAYVKGKLQAAGYTVTEQACTSGCTSGAGPNLIAEWPQGDASKVYMFGSHLDSVSAGPGINDNGSGSATLLEVALKLAETKPSMAARVRFGWWTDEEQGLNGSDFYVRSLTSAQRSAIKAYYNFDMVASPNGGYFINHINSTAAAPMKAYWDSLNLQPEENTEGAGRSDDYSFENHGVPTSGYAMGASARKTSAQAAKWGGTAGAAYDGCYHSSCDTTANINATGLNRSADGVAYTLWKQAVADTAPANDFSLSASPATGSTGPGTSLTTTVSTATTSGSAQTVNLSASGAPSGVTVSFSPVSVTSGASSTATVSVGSSVPPGTYPLTITGTGTTTHTASYTLTVTGAGGCTASQVISNGGFESGTSPWTGDTGAIGAFSGQSAHSGSRYAWLAGYGYAATDTLAQTVTVPSGCTRATLRYWLHVDTAESGTTAYDTFQVKVDGTVKQTYSNADAASGYTERTLDLSQYLGRQLTLTFTATEDSSLQTSFVVDDATLTTS; encoded by the coding sequence GTGCTACGACCACGAAGACTCTCCCTGGCAGGCCTAGCGCTGGCCACGGCCGCCGCGGGCCTCACGATGCTCCCCGCGGGCGCCGAGGCGGCCCCCGGCGGCCACACCGCGGCGGTGGCGACCGCGGCCCCCGCCCTGGCCGCGACCGCGCCCGACATCGACGTCACCCGCGTGCAGGCGCACCTCACCGAGCTCAACGCCATAGCCGGCCGCAACGGCGGCACCCGCAGATCCACCACCCAGGGCTACCGCGACTCGGTCGCCTACGTGAAGGGCAAGCTCCAGGCGGCCGGTTACACCGTCACCGAGCAGGCCTGCACCTCCGGTTGCACCAGCGGCGCCGGACCCAACCTGATCGCCGAGTGGCCCCAGGGCGACGCGTCGAAGGTGTACATGTTCGGCTCACACCTGGACAGCGTCTCCGCCGGACCCGGCATCAACGACAACGGCTCCGGCAGCGCGACCCTCCTGGAGGTCGCGCTGAAACTCGCCGAGACCAAGCCGTCGATGGCCGCGCGCGTCCGCTTCGGCTGGTGGACGGACGAGGAGCAGGGCCTCAACGGCTCGGACTTCTACGTCCGTTCGCTGACCTCCGCCCAACGTTCCGCGATCAAGGCGTACTACAACTTCGACATGGTCGCCTCGCCCAACGGCGGCTACTTCATCAACCACATCAACTCCACCGCCGCCGCGCCCATGAAGGCGTACTGGGACTCGCTGAACCTCCAGCCCGAGGAGAACACCGAGGGCGCGGGCCGCTCCGACGACTACTCCTTCGAGAACCACGGCGTCCCGACCTCCGGCTACGCCATGGGCGCGAGCGCCCGCAAGACCTCGGCGCAGGCGGCCAAGTGGGGCGGTACGGCAGGCGCCGCGTACGACGGCTGCTACCACTCCTCCTGCGACACCACCGCGAACATCAACGCCACCGGGCTGAACCGCAGCGCCGACGGCGTCGCCTACACGCTGTGGAAGCAGGCGGTCGCGGACACCGCCCCGGCGAACGACTTCTCGCTCTCGGCGAGCCCGGCCACCGGCAGCACCGGCCCGGGCACCTCGCTGACCACCACCGTCTCCACGGCCACCACCAGCGGCTCGGCGCAGACGGTGAACCTGTCCGCCTCGGGCGCCCCGTCGGGCGTCACCGTCTCCTTCAGCCCGGTCTCGGTGACCTCCGGCGCCTCGTCCACGGCGACGGTCTCCGTCGGCTCCTCCGTGCCGCCCGGCACGTACCCGCTCACCATCACCGGCACCGGCACCACCACGCACACCGCCTCGTACACGCTCACCGTCACGGGCGCGGGCGGCTGCACGGCCTCGCAGGTGATCTCCAACGGCGGCTTCGAGAGCGGTACGTCACCGTGGACGGGTGACACCGGTGCCATCGGGGCGTTCAGCGGCCAGTCCGCGCACTCCGGCTCCCGGTACGCCTGGCTCGCGGGCTACGGCTACGCGGCCACCGACACCCTCGCCCAGACGGTGACCGTCCCGTCCGGCTGCACCAGGGCGACCCTGAGGTACTGGCTGCACGTCGACACCGCCGAGTCGGGCACGACGGCGTACGACACCTTCCAGGTCAAGGTCGACGGGACCGTGAAGCAGACGTACTCCAACGCCGACGCGGCCTCGGGGTACACCGAGCGCACCCTGGACCTGAGCCAGTACCTCGGCCGGCAGCTCACGCTGACCTTCACCGCCACCGAGGACTCCAGCCTCCAGACCAGCTTCGTGGTGGACGACGCCACTCTGACGACGAGCTGA
- a CDS encoding RNA polymerase sigma factor SigF, with product MPTTTAHTAEQMVDVPEIADPSQVAPKDARELSRLFFDRLAVLEEGTPEYQCARNTLIEMNMSLVRYAAGRFRSRGPEEMEDIVQVGMIGLIKAIDRFELSREVEFTSFAVPYIVGEIKRFFRDTSWAVHVPRRLQEARVQLARANEELRSRLGRTPTTRELSELMSLPEDEVVEAQLASNGYRSASLDAAISGSEEGEAALADFIGDEDAALGLVEDFHALAPMIAELDERDRKIIHWRFVEELTQAQIGERLGVSQMHVSRLITRLLARLREGMLSTT from the coding sequence ATGCCGACGACGACCGCGCACACTGCGGAGCAGATGGTGGACGTGCCGGAGATCGCGGATCCTTCCCAGGTCGCTCCGAAGGACGCGCGGGAGCTGTCGCGGCTGTTCTTCGACCGGCTGGCGGTGCTGGAGGAGGGCACGCCCGAGTACCAGTGCGCGCGGAACACGCTGATCGAGATGAACATGTCGCTGGTCCGCTACGCGGCCGGCCGGTTCCGCAGCCGTGGGCCGGAGGAGATGGAGGACATCGTCCAGGTCGGCATGATCGGGCTGATCAAGGCGATCGACCGGTTCGAGCTGTCCCGCGAGGTGGAGTTCACCTCCTTCGCGGTCCCCTACATCGTCGGGGAGATCAAGCGGTTCTTCCGGGACACCTCCTGGGCGGTGCACGTGCCGCGGCGGCTGCAGGAGGCCCGGGTCCAGCTGGCCCGTGCCAACGAGGAGCTGCGCAGCCGTCTGGGCCGGACGCCGACGACCCGGGAGCTGTCCGAGCTGATGAGCCTTCCGGAGGACGAGGTCGTCGAGGCCCAGCTGGCCTCCAACGGCTACAGGTCGGCCTCCCTGGACGCGGCGATCAGCGGCAGCGAGGAGGGCGAGGCGGCGCTGGCGGACTTCATCGGCGACGAGGACGCGGCGCTGGGCCTGGTGGAGGACTTCCACGCTCTCGCCCCGATGATCGCCGAACTCGACGAGCGCGACCGGAAGATCATCCACTGGCGGTTCGTGGAGGAACTCACCCAGGCCCAGATCGGCGAGCGCCTGGGCGTCTCCCAGATGCACGTCTCCCGCCTGATCACGCGGCTGCTGGCCCGCCTGCGCGAAGGCATGCTCAGCACCACGTGA
- a CDS encoding L-serine ammonia-lyase, with protein MAISVFDLFSIGIGPSSSHTVGPMRAARMFARRLRNEDLLGSVASLRCELYGSLGATGHGHGTPKAVLLGLEGASPRTVDVETADERVEKIKSAGRLELLGEHEIPFSFDDDLVLHRRKALPYHANGMTVWAYDAEGAELLSKTYYSVGGGFVVDEDAVGADRIVLDDTVLKYPFRTGDELLRLTKETGLSISSLMLENERAWRTEDEIRAGLLEIWHVMRECVQRGMSREGILPGGLKVRRRAAVSARQLRAEGDPLAHAMEWITLYAMAVNEENAAGGRVVTAPTNGAAGIIPAVLHYYINFVPGADEDGVVRFLLAAGAIGMLFKENASISGAEVGCQGEVGSACSMAAGALAEVLGGSPEQVENAAEIGMEHNLGLTCDPVGGLVQIPCIERNGMAAVKAVTAAKMAMRGDGSHKVSLDKVIKTMKDTGADMSVKYKETARGGLAVNIIEC; from the coding sequence GTGGCCATCTCGGTCTTCGACCTGTTCTCGATCGGCATCGGCCCGTCCAGCTCCCACACGGTCGGCCCGATGCGCGCCGCGCGCATGTTCGCCCGCCGGCTGCGCAACGAGGACCTGCTCGGCTCGGTCGCGTCCCTGCGCTGCGAGCTGTACGGCTCGCTCGGCGCGACCGGCCACGGCCACGGCACCCCGAAGGCGGTGCTGCTCGGCCTGGAGGGCGCCTCGCCGCGCACGGTCGACGTGGAGACCGCCGACGAGCGGGTGGAGAAGATCAAGTCGGCGGGCCGGCTGGAGCTGCTCGGCGAGCACGAGATCCCGTTCTCCTTCGACGACGACCTGGTCCTGCACCGCCGCAAGGCCCTGCCGTACCACGCCAACGGCATGACGGTGTGGGCGTACGACGCCGAGGGCGCCGAGCTGCTGTCGAAGACGTACTACTCGGTCGGCGGCGGCTTCGTCGTGGACGAGGACGCGGTGGGCGCGGACCGGATCGTGCTGGACGACACCGTCCTGAAGTACCCGTTCCGCACCGGCGACGAGCTGCTCCGTCTGACGAAGGAGACGGGCCTGTCGATCTCCTCGCTGATGCTGGAGAACGAGCGGGCCTGGCGCACCGAGGACGAGATCCGGGCCGGCCTGCTGGAGATCTGGCACGTGATGCGCGAGTGCGTGCAGCGGGGCATGTCCCGCGAGGGCATCCTGCCCGGCGGGCTGAAGGTCCGCCGCCGTGCCGCCGTCTCGGCCCGCCAGCTGCGCGCCGAGGGCGACCCGCTGGCGCACGCCATGGAGTGGATCACGCTCTACGCGATGGCGGTGAACGAGGAGAACGCGGCCGGCGGCCGGGTCGTCACCGCGCCGACCAACGGCGCGGCCGGCATCATCCCCGCGGTCCTGCACTACTACATCAACTTCGTCCCCGGCGCCGACGAGGACGGAGTCGTCCGCTTCCTGCTGGCCGCCGGCGCGATCGGCATGCTCTTCAAGGAGAACGCCTCCATCTCCGGCGCCGAGGTCGGCTGCCAGGGCGAGGTGGGCTCCGCCTGCTCCATGGCCGCGGGCGCCCTCGCCGAGGTGCTCGGCGGCTCCCCCGAGCAGGTGGAGAACGCGGCCGAGATCGGCATGGAGCACAACCTCGGCCTGACCTGCGACCCGGTCGGCGGCCTCGTCCAGATCCCGTGCATCGAGCGCAACGGCATGGCCGCGGTGAAGGCGGTCACGGCCGCGAAGATGGCGATGCGCGGCGACGGCTCGCACAAGGTGTCCCTGGACAAGGTCATCAAGACGATGAAGGACACCGGCGCCGACATGAGCGTGAAGTACAAGGAGACGGCGCGGGGCGGGCTCGCGGTCAACATCATCGAGTGCTGA